A single region of the Diadema setosum chromosome 14, eeDiaSeto1, whole genome shotgun sequence genome encodes:
- the LOC140237615 gene encoding abl interactor 2-like, translated as MSTLELLFENEIPAGRQALQDSHHNLQDVANYCEDNYLKATDKRRALEETKNFTTQSLASVAYQINTLATSMLQMLDLQATQLANMESSINHIAQNVAIHKEKVARREIGVLTTNKNCPRTHKVITPANPEKQMKYKSSPIDYSVLDDIGHGLKLSSPSTGSGRSRTDSQVSTSTSNSGGAYEALPIYQPGTVPESQYSSTRRKIPNHPPVAPMVPPQYMSIGRVGPRDPAQGAPTRDRQPLPAYMQAAPGPAAPPAPPGPGMPGAPPPPPNMPMGNMPPGHMPPGMAPGMAPGMAPGMAPGAPPPPPPGMEPPPPHMGPPAPPAPPMGSMIPPAPAPAPPPPPSQPEQPQPPIDFASQLSQAISHGPAGGMDQQRNSINPYGEIGLPPPPADIGGDLPPPPMDQNPYVHDSAVMPPPPVFEAAEDDQFVPQSYIEKVVAVYDYAADRDDELTFEEGAIIYVLKKNEDGWYEGISNGQTGLFPGNYVELCP; from the exons GCTACCGACAAGAGGAGAGCCCTCGAGGAGACCAAGAACTTCACCACCCAGTCTCTGGCAAGTGTGGCATACCAGATCAACACGCTGGCGACCAGTATGCTCCAGATGTTGGACCTCCAGGCCACGCAGCTGGCCAACATGGAATCCAGCATCAACCACATAGCGCAG AATGTAGCCATCCACAAGGAAAAAGTTGCCCGAAGGGAAATAGGCGTGTTAACCACCAACAAGAACTGTCCTCGCACACACAAGGTCATCACGCCTGCCAACCCAGAGAAGCAAATGAAGTACAAGTCCTCCCCCATTGACTACAGTGTCCTGGATGACATTGGCCATGGTCTTAAACTCAGCTCTCCATCCACAGGTTCAGGTAGATCTCGCACTGACTCACAAGTGAGCACCTCCACATCTAACAGCGGTGGGGCGTATGAGGCACTTCCGATTTACCAGCCGGGAACTGTGCCAGAATCACAGTACTCCAGCACACGGCGCAAGATTCCCAACCACCCACCAGTGGCACCCATGGTGCCTCCACAGTATATGTCCATTGGTAGAGTTGGTCCTCGTGACCCTGCCCAGGGAGCACCAACTAGGGACAGGCAGCCTCTTCCAGCATACATGCAGGCAGCACCAGGGCCTGCGGCACCTCCGGCTCCGCCCGGACCAGGGATGCCTGGGGCACCACCGCCACCTCCAAACATGCCTATGGGCAACATGCCACCAGGCCACATGCCACCAGGCATGGCACCAGGCATGGCACCAGGCATGGCACCAGGCATGGCACCTGGTGCAcctccaccaccaccccccGGCATGGAGCCTCCACCTCCACACATGGGCCCCCCTGCACCCCCAGCACCCCCCATGGGAAGTATGATCCCACCTGCACCTGCACCAGCACCTCCTCCTCCACCCTCTCAGCCAGAGCAGCCTCAGCCACCAATAGACTTTGCTTCTCAGCTGAGCCAAGCTATTAGCCATGGCCCAGCAGGTGGCATGGACCAGCAGCGTAACTCAATTAACCCTTATGGTGAGATCGGCCTCCCCCCTCCACCTGCAGACATAGGAG GTGATCTTCCTCCACCACCGATGGATCAAAACCCGTATGTCCACGACAGTGCTGTCATGCCACCACCCCCGGTCTTTGAGGCTGCAGAGGATGACCAGTTTGTGCCCCAGTCGTATATCGAAAAAG TTGTGGCCGTCTACGACTACGCTGCGGACCGGGATGATGAGCTGACGTTCGAAGAGGGCGCTATCATCTACGTCCTGAAGAAGAATGAGGATGGCTGGTACGAGGGCATCTCCAACGGTCAAACTGGACTCTTTCCTGGTAACTACGTGGAACTCTGCCCGTAG